ATTTTCTTTATGGGGCTTGATACTATATGTTGAAAACTGCTGCTCAATGTCGTCCTAAAAGAGCCGCACCCAAATCATTTGCCTGCCAAGAGGACATCCCCCTGAATCCCCCTTTTCGAAAGGAGGACTTTGCCCGAGCAGAAAAAATTGCTTTTTAATGATATCTTTGAAATAATCCGGAAGGTTAATGAGGTGGCGTTTATCAAAAAATTATTTAAAAAGAGGTGATTGGAGAAAGTATGGGGTTACCGGCAGGGGCACAGCGTCGGGTATTAAAACTTATTGATCATATTTATGCCGGGATTCCCCGGCCAATCCCTGACAGAGAAAAGCTGGAGGGCTGCCGCATCATTTCGCACCGGGGGGCCCATGACAACCGGACGGTTTTTGAAAATACGCTGGCGGCGTTTGACCGGATTCGAGACGCGGGGGTGTGGGGCATCGAGTTTGATATCCGCTGGACCAGGGATTTACACCCGGTTGTCATTCATGATGCATCCCTTCAGCGGCTTTATGGTGATTCCCGGAATATCCGGGAGCTGACACTCTCGGAGCTGAAATCTTCCGTTGGGATGATCCCGACCCTGAAAGAGGTGATCGACAGGTATGCCAAAAAACTTCACCTGATGGTTGAATTGAAAAAAGAAGTTTACCCGGATCCGGTTTACCAGAGCCGGGTTTTAAACGATCTTTTCGCCGGGTTGGAACCGGCTGCGGATTTTCATTTTCTCAGCCTCACCCCCGAACTCTTTAAAATGATTGCGTGGCTGCCGGCGGCCGCCTTTCTTCCTATCGCGGAATTCAATGTGGCCCGTATCAGCGATTTGAGCATTCGTGAAAACTATGGGGGAATCCTGGGGCATTACCTGCTGCTGGCGGCGTCGGTTCTGAAAAAACACCAAGACCACCATCAGAAAGTGGGAACGGGGTTTGTGAATTCAGAACGCTGCCTTTTCCGGGAATTAAACCGGGGGGTCCACTGGATTTTTTCCGATAATGCCGTTGGCCTGCAGACCCTTTGCAGTCTGCCGTAAATTCCTATAAGATCAAAATTATTCACCACAGAGTATTTAAGAATAATTGTACTTATTTTTTCTCTGTCAGATATGCCGCTTCCGCTTTTCCTTTTTGTTCATCGACAAAATAGAGCAGAACACCCCCGACTATAAAAAGGATTAAGATAGACGCCATTCCCCAGCGTGTTGCCGTTTGCCCGATCTGCTGCATCTGCTCAATTGTGGGGGACGGCGGCATTAACATCCGTTTGGTCGTCAAGCCGACAATGCCGATAAGCGCCGGGCCGAAAATAGCCGCGAATTTTCCCAGCATATTGTAAAACCCGTAAAATTCCGCTGCCTTGTCATGGGGAATCAGGCGGGAGTAGTACGACCGGCTCAGGGCCTGAATGCCGCCCTGGACCAGCCCGATAACCATGGCAAGGACATAAAACTCTTTGGGGCTGCGCATCATCGTTCCCCACAGGGTAATCAACATGTAGATGCCGATGGCAAGGAAGATGGCCCTGCGAGCCCCCCAGCGCTGACCGAGTTTGCCGAAGAGCAGGGCTGCCGGAAACCCCACAAACTGAACGATCAACAGGGCCAGAATCAAATGATTGGCATCAAAACCGATGGACAACCCGTAATCCACCGCCATGCGAATGATGGTGTCCACGCCGTCAATATAAAACCAGTATGCCAGCAAAAACAGAAAGATGGTCTTCATGTGGCGAATTTTTTTAAAGGTCCGGGCAAATTGCCGGAAACCTTCCAAAACAGTTTGTTTGGCACCTGCCGAAACCGGTGCGGCCGCTTCTTTAGGCACCCACACAATCGTAAAAACCGTGAACAGCCCCCACCATAATGCCACGGACAGAAAGGCGAATCGAACAGCGGCGCCGGCATCCGCAAGTCCGAATTTCTGGGGCCACAATGTCATGAGCACATTCAGCAGAAACAATATCCCGCCGCCGAGGTACCCAAGGCTGTAGCCCAGGCTGGAGACATAATCGATGCGATCCTCGCCGGCAACGGACGGCAAGAGGGAATCGTAAAATATATTGGCGCCGGCAAACCCGATGGACCCCATGGCATAAATAAAAACCGCCCAGGCCCATTGCCCTTTTTGCACGAAAAACAG
This genomic interval from Desulfobacterales bacterium contains the following:
- a CDS encoding glycerophosphodiester phosphodiesterase — encoded protein: MGLPAGAQRRVLKLIDHIYAGIPRPIPDREKLEGCRIISHRGAHDNRTVFENTLAAFDRIRDAGVWGIEFDIRWTRDLHPVVIHDASLQRLYGDSRNIRELTLSELKSSVGMIPTLKEVIDRYAKKLHLMVELKKEVYPDPVYQSRVLNDLFAGLEPAADFHFLSLTPELFKMIAWLPAAAFLPIAEFNVARISDLSIRENYGGILGHYLLLAASVLKKHQDHHQKVGTGFVNSERCLFRELNRGVHWIFSDNAVGLQTLCSLP
- a CDS encoding MFS transporter; the encoded protein is MSRKSVWGWAMYDWANSAFATTVMAGFFPIFFKQFWSAGADVTISTARLGFANAGASLLVALLAPVLGAIADKGAVKKKFLIFFAYLGVLMTAALFFVQKGQWAWAVFIYAMGSIGFAGANIFYDSLLPSVAGEDRIDYVSSLGYSLGYLGGGILFLLNVLMTLWPQKFGLADAGAAVRFAFLSVALWWGLFTVFTIVWVPKEAAAPVSAGAKQTVLEGFRQFARTFKKIRHMKTIFLFLLAYWFYIDGVDTIIRMAVDYGLSIGFDANHLILALLIVQFVGFPAALLFGKLGQRWGARRAIFLAIGIYMLITLWGTMMRSPKEFYVLAMVIGLVQGGIQALSRSYYSRLIPHDKAAEFYGFYNMLGKFAAIFGPALIGIVGLTTKRMLMPPSPTIEQMQQIGQTATRWGMASILILFIVGGVLLYFVDEQKGKAEAAYLTEKK